Proteins encoded within one genomic window of Manis pentadactyla isolate mManPen7 chromosome 4, mManPen7.hap1, whole genome shotgun sequence:
- the MRPS23 gene encoding 28S ribosomal protein S23, mitochondrial isoform X4, with the protein MAGTRLEAVGSIFTRTRDLMRAGVLKEKPLWFDVYNAFPPLREPVFRRPRLRYGKAKAHIQDIFYHEDRIRAKFYAAYGSGQKAFDLFNPNFKSTCQQFVEKYLELQNLGETDEEKLFVETGKALLAEGVILRRVREARM; encoded by the exons GACTCGGGACCTGATGCGGGCTGGGGTGTTGAAGGAGAAGCCTCTCTGGTTTGACGTATATAACGCCTTTCCCCCTCTGAGAGAGCCGGTATTCAGAAGGCCCCGCCTGCGATATGGCAAAGCCAAGGCTCACATCCAGGACATCTTTTATCACGAGGATCGAATTAGAGC gaaattTTATGCAGCCTATGGATCTGGTCAAAAAGCTTTTGATCTGTTTAATCCAAACTTCAAGTCTACCTGTCAACA GTTTGTGGAGAAGTACCTTGAGCTACAGAATCTTGGAGAAACAGATGAAGAGAAGCTGTTTGTAGAAACAGGGAAAGCTTTATTGGCAGAAGGTGTCATTTTAAGACGAGtgagggaagcaaggatg TGA
- the MRPS23 gene encoding 28S ribosomal protein S23, mitochondrial isoform X2 yields MAGTRLEAVGSIFTRTRDLMRAGVLKEKPLWFDVYNAFPPLREPVFRRPRLRYGKAKAHIQDIFYHEDRIRAKFYAAYGSGQKAFDLFNPNFKSTCQQFVEKYLELQNLGETDEEKLFVETGKALLAEGVILRRVREARMQEGDHVSWKSELRGMKPQTVLGKNQPLKEVPQNQHLEAPEEQSKGLPPT; encoded by the exons GACTCGGGACCTGATGCGGGCTGGGGTGTTGAAGGAGAAGCCTCTCTGGTTTGACGTATATAACGCCTTTCCCCCTCTGAGAGAGCCGGTATTCAGAAGGCCCCGCCTGCGATATGGCAAAGCCAAGGCTCACATCCAGGACATCTTTTATCACGAGGATCGAATTAGAGC gaaattTTATGCAGCCTATGGATCTGGTCAAAAAGCTTTTGATCTGTTTAATCCAAACTTCAAGTCTACCTGTCAACA GTTTGTGGAGAAGTACCTTGAGCTACAGAATCTTGGAGAAACAGATGAAGAGAAGCTGTTTGTAGAAACAGGGAAAGCTTTATTGGCAGAAGGTGTCATTTTAAGACGAGtgagggaagcaaggatg CAGGAAGGTGATCACGTTTCCTGGAAATCTGAACTCAGGGGTATGAAACCGCAAACTGTGTTGGGAAAAAACCAGCCTCTGAAAGAAGTTCCACAGAATCAGCATTTGGAGGCACCTGAAGAACAGTCGAAAGGTCTTCCTCCTACCTGA
- the MRPS23 gene encoding 28S ribosomal protein S23, mitochondrial isoform X1, with protein sequence MAGTRLEAVGSIFTRTRDLMRAGVLKEKPLWFDVYNAFPPLREPVFRRPRLRYGKAKAHIQDIFYHEDRIRAKFYAAYGSGQKAFDLFNPNFKSTCQQFVEKYLELQNLGETDEEKLFVETGKALLAEGVILRRVREARMQQEGDHVSWKSELRGMKPQTVLGKNQPLKEVPQNQHLEAPEEQSKGLPPT encoded by the exons GACTCGGGACCTGATGCGGGCTGGGGTGTTGAAGGAGAAGCCTCTCTGGTTTGACGTATATAACGCCTTTCCCCCTCTGAGAGAGCCGGTATTCAGAAGGCCCCGCCTGCGATATGGCAAAGCCAAGGCTCACATCCAGGACATCTTTTATCACGAGGATCGAATTAGAGC gaaattTTATGCAGCCTATGGATCTGGTCAAAAAGCTTTTGATCTGTTTAATCCAAACTTCAAGTCTACCTGTCAACA GTTTGTGGAGAAGTACCTTGAGCTACAGAATCTTGGAGAAACAGATGAAGAGAAGCTGTTTGTAGAAACAGGGAAAGCTTTATTGGCAGAAGGTGTCATTTTAAGACGAGtgagggaagcaaggatg CAGCAGGAAGGTGATCACGTTTCCTGGAAATCTGAACTCAGGGGTATGAAACCGCAAACTGTGTTGGGAAAAAACCAGCCTCTGAAAGAAGTTCCACAGAATCAGCATTTGGAGGCACCTGAAGAACAGTCGAAAGGTCTTCCTCCTACCTGA
- the MRPS23 gene encoding 28S ribosomal protein S23, mitochondrial isoform X3 yields MRAGVLKEKPLWFDVYNAFPPLREPVFRRPRLRYGKAKAHIQDIFYHEDRIRAKFYAAYGSGQKAFDLFNPNFKSTCQQFVEKYLELQNLGETDEEKLFVETGKALLAEGVILRRVREARMQQEGDHVSWKSELRGMKPQTVLGKNQPLKEVPQNQHLEAPEEQSKGLPPT; encoded by the exons ATGCGGGCTGGGGTGTTGAAGGAGAAGCCTCTCTGGTTTGACGTATATAACGCCTTTCCCCCTCTGAGAGAGCCGGTATTCAGAAGGCCCCGCCTGCGATATGGCAAAGCCAAGGCTCACATCCAGGACATCTTTTATCACGAGGATCGAATTAGAGC gaaattTTATGCAGCCTATGGATCTGGTCAAAAAGCTTTTGATCTGTTTAATCCAAACTTCAAGTCTACCTGTCAACA GTTTGTGGAGAAGTACCTTGAGCTACAGAATCTTGGAGAAACAGATGAAGAGAAGCTGTTTGTAGAAACAGGGAAAGCTTTATTGGCAGAAGGTGTCATTTTAAGACGAGtgagggaagcaaggatg CAGCAGGAAGGTGATCACGTTTCCTGGAAATCTGAACTCAGGGGTATGAAACCGCAAACTGTGTTGGGAAAAAACCAGCCTCTGAAAGAAGTTCCACAGAATCAGCATTTGGAGGCACCTGAAGAACAGTCGAAAGGTCTTCCTCCTACCTGA